Proteins found in one Anaerobacillus alkaliphilus genomic segment:
- a CDS encoding ROK family protein, whose translation MAKQMIGVDLGGTNVRVALVDENGTILQELSRKTEASRGPDFVIGNLIEMINVVQEGTDVASIGIGSPGPLDPYAGVILSPPNLPGWDRVPLVGRLREHFSVPIVLDNDANAAALAEATLGAGQGHKSVYYITWSTGIGGGLVIDGKLFQGAQGYAGEIGNMIIQPGGFQHSNLNAGALEAMASGTAIGREGKVRLGVTGGAEEVFRMAADGHDGARKILDEAVDYLAMGIANLVHTVNPEVFVLGGGVMQSQELVFDSLCDRVRSYVYPSLREHILLKPAALGTKAGIVGAGLLGLSQ comes from the coding sequence ATGGCAAAGCAAATGATTGGTGTGGATTTAGGTGGTACGAATGTTAGGGTGGCCTTGGTTGATGAGAACGGTACGATTTTACAGGAGTTGTCTCGAAAAACAGAGGCGAGTAGAGGGCCTGATTTTGTCATTGGTAATCTTATAGAAATGATTAATGTAGTTCAAGAGGGGACTGATGTAGCGTCGATTGGGATTGGAAGCCCTGGTCCGCTTGATCCTTATGCTGGGGTAATTCTTAGTCCGCCAAATCTACCTGGATGGGATAGGGTTCCACTTGTCGGTCGGTTGAGAGAACATTTTTCAGTGCCGATTGTTCTAGATAATGACGCGAATGCTGCAGCGCTTGCTGAGGCGACGTTGGGAGCAGGTCAAGGTCACAAAAGTGTTTATTACATTACTTGGAGTACAGGAATTGGTGGTGGGCTTGTGATAGATGGAAAGTTGTTTCAAGGTGCTCAGGGCTATGCTGGCGAAATTGGCAATATGATTATTCAACCAGGTGGCTTTCAGCATTCTAATTTGAATGCGGGGGCATTAGAGGCGATGGCTAGTGGAACGGCAATTGGTCGAGAGGGGAAAGTACGGCTAGGGGTTACTGGTGGGGCGGAAGAAGTGTTTAGAATGGCAGCTGATGGTCACGATGGAGCTAGGAAAATATTGGATGAGGCGGTTGATTATTTGGCGATGGGGATCGCTAACCTTGTGCACACGGTTAATCCTGAGGTTTTTGTGTTAGGTGGCGGAGTGATGCAATCACAGGAGTTGGTATTTGACTCGCTTTGTGACCGTGTTAGATCGTATGTCTACCCAAGTCTACGTGAACATATCCTGTTGAAACCAGCCGCCCTGGGAACAAAAGCTGGAATTGTTGGAGCGGGGTTATTGGGGTTGTCACAGTGA
- the nagB gene encoding glucosamine-6-phosphate deaminase, with amino-acid sequence MKVNVVKDIEELSLVAAKRMIEKVRRQPTTVLGLATGSTPLGTYRKLVQDFQENRTSYKHVTTFNLDEYVGLAATDKNSYHYYMNDHLFGQININQAQTFLPNGAGVDPSEECLRYEEKIRQSGGIDLQILGLGENGHIGFNEPGTSFSSQTHVVTLAETTRVANSRYFPSLADVPTEAITMGIETIMKAREILLLVSGEKKAKALREVIEGSVSETVPATVLRNHPNITIIADEASVKCLTKEYQTL; translated from the coding sequence GTGAAGGTTAATGTGGTCAAAGATATCGAGGAGCTTAGTCTCGTTGCTGCAAAACGAATGATTGAAAAAGTACGCAGGCAGCCAACGACTGTCTTAGGGCTCGCAACGGGTTCGACGCCTTTAGGGACGTACCGTAAACTTGTGCAGGATTTTCAAGAGAATAGGACGTCGTATAAACATGTGACAACGTTTAATTTAGATGAATATGTTGGTCTAGCGGCAACGGATAAGAATAGCTACCATTACTATATGAACGATCATTTATTTGGCCAGATAAATATTAATCAAGCCCAAACATTTTTGCCGAATGGCGCAGGGGTTGATCCGAGCGAGGAATGCCTCAGATATGAAGAGAAAATTCGTCAGAGTGGCGGAATTGACTTGCAAATTCTAGGTTTGGGGGAGAATGGTCATATCGGGTTTAACGAACCTGGGACTTCTTTTTCGAGTCAGACGCATGTTGTCACGCTTGCTGAAACGACTCGTGTGGCTAACTCTCGTTATTTCCCTAGTCTAGCTGACGTTCCGACTGAAGCAATTACGATGGGGATTGAGACGATCATGAAGGCCCGCGAGATTTTGCTACTAGTATCCGGTGAGAAAAAAGCAAAAGCATTGCGTGAGGTGATTGAGGGATCGGTTAGTGAGACGGTACCTGCAACTGTCTTAAGGAACCACCCGAACATTACGATCATTGCGGATGAGGCGTCTGTAAAGTGTTTAACAAAGGAATATCAGACGCTATAA
- the nagA gene encoding N-acetylglucosamine-6-phosphate deacetylase, producing the protein MSDVKTLVLRQASIYEENRTIDNGVLVIEGEKISYVGSEELAGSYEELILPPSYKIIPGMIDIHIHGANGADMMDATKASIDTIAAYLPQEGTTSFLATTITQADGAIEAALENVATYENSRYAEVLGVHLEGPFINADMAGAQPREHISEIDVEKFKRWQELSGNNIKLVTFAPELAGGEGFARYLADTGVVASVGHSNALFAEVKQAADLGLSHATHLFNQMRGLHHREPGVVGAAFLLKEVTAELIVDGLHVSPDVVKLSYEMIGSERLILITDAIRAKGCIDGVYDLGGQSVTVENGKAVLADGTLAGSVLTMNAAVKQMLIYTGCSLRDIVKMTAENPAKKLGVFDRKGSIALGKDADLVVLNEADDVIMTFCRGQLVFQKEEGDLCEG; encoded by the coding sequence ATGAGTGACGTGAAAACGCTCGTTTTACGACAAGCATCGATCTATGAAGAAAACAGGACGATTGATAACGGTGTGTTGGTGATTGAAGGAGAAAAAATTTCGTATGTCGGCAGTGAAGAGCTAGCTGGTTCCTATGAAGAATTGATCCTGCCGCCAAGTTATAAAATCATTCCGGGGATGATCGACATTCATATTCATGGTGCAAATGGTGCAGATATGATGGATGCTACAAAAGCGTCGATAGATACGATTGCAGCCTATTTACCACAGGAGGGAACAACTAGTTTTTTAGCGACGACGATTACGCAAGCGGATGGTGCAATTGAAGCTGCGCTTGAAAATGTAGCAACCTATGAAAATTCGAGATATGCAGAGGTGCTGGGCGTCCACTTAGAAGGACCGTTTATTAATGCTGATATGGCCGGTGCTCAGCCACGAGAACATATCTCTGAAATCGATGTGGAGAAATTTAAACGATGGCAGGAGCTATCTGGTAATAATATTAAGTTGGTAACTTTTGCTCCAGAGCTTGCTGGTGGTGAAGGGTTTGCTAGGTACTTAGCGGATACAGGTGTAGTAGCCTCCGTGGGGCATTCAAATGCTCTGTTTGCTGAAGTGAAACAGGCAGCTGATTTAGGTCTAAGCCATGCGACCCACCTTTTTAACCAAATGCGCGGCTTACATCATCGGGAACCAGGCGTTGTCGGCGCGGCATTTTTGCTAAAGGAAGTAACCGCTGAGCTGATTGTTGATGGGCTCCATGTGTCTCCTGATGTTGTGAAGCTTTCTTATGAGATGATTGGCAGTGAACGGCTGATTTTAATCACCGACGCGATCCGTGCGAAAGGATGTATCGACGGAGTTTATGATTTAGGTGGTCAGTCAGTAACCGTAGAGAATGGCAAGGCGGTCTTGGCTGACGGAACCCTTGCTGGTAGCGTTCTAACGATGAATGCTGCTGTGAAACAGATGCTGATTTACACAGGTTGTTCGCTGCGGGACATTGTTAAGATGACAGCAGAAAATCCGGCGAAAAAATTAGGGGTTTTCGACCGTAAAGGCAGTATTGCTCTTGGTAAAGACGCGGATCTAGTTGTCTTAAATGAAGCTGATGATGTGATTATGACGTTTTGTCGTGGTCAACTAGTTTTTCAAAAAGAAGAAGGTGATCTCTGTGAAGGTTAA
- a CDS encoding FAD-dependent oxidoreductase, translating to MTKQINADVVVIGGGIGGCTAALAAAKLGNKVIMTEETKWIGGQLTSQAVPPDEHKWIEQFGCTSTYREFRNRVRDYYRTNYPLKEEAKANPLLNPGNGWVSRLAHEPKVALAILYDMLMPYLSNGKLTIMLETVPVAAQVEDDVVKQVTIERSNQERLVLTGKYFLDATECGDLLPLAGVEYVTGAEAKSVTGEYHAPKEANPQDMQSITHVFAVEYLEGEDHTIDKPEQYEFWKQYQAPFLGHQQLSWYAPDASTGRSKPFEMFHHEDLWGLWDYRRIIDRSIYEEGFYDGDISLINWPQNDYWLGSIIDVSAEERRKHLEGARELSLSVLYWLQTEAPRPDGGKGYPGLRLRPDILGTEDGLAMHPYIRESRRIKAEFTIVEEYINAEARGSDGIKEYEDSVGVGSYHIDLHPTTVTGQFFYTESYPFEIPLGSLIPIRVKNLLPACKNIGATHITNGCIRVHPVEWNIGESVGYLAGFAIRKNVSPRQVREDRLLLQEFQQLLVERGIELHWDASVNASLVAKG from the coding sequence ATGACAAAACAGATAAACGCGGATGTGGTCGTCATTGGTGGCGGTATTGGCGGTTGTACGGCCGCTTTGGCCGCTGCTAAATTAGGCAACAAGGTCATTATGACGGAGGAAACGAAATGGATTGGCGGTCAGTTGACGAGCCAGGCTGTCCCTCCTGATGAGCATAAATGGATTGAACAGTTCGGCTGCACCAGTACATATCGCGAGTTTCGTAATCGCGTTCGAGACTATTATCGCACGAATTATCCATTGAAAGAGGAGGCAAAAGCCAATCCGTTATTAAATCCTGGAAATGGCTGGGTTAGTAGACTTGCTCATGAACCAAAAGTGGCCCTCGCGATTTTGTATGACATGCTGATGCCTTATCTAAGTAATGGAAAGCTGACAATCATGTTAGAAACCGTTCCAGTCGCTGCTCAGGTTGAAGATGACGTGGTAAAACAGGTGACGATAGAACGTTCTAATCAGGAACGACTAGTCCTGACCGGGAAATATTTCTTAGATGCGACAGAGTGTGGCGACTTATTACCACTTGCTGGTGTTGAGTATGTGACAGGTGCCGAAGCAAAAAGTGTCACTGGAGAATATCATGCTCCTAAGGAAGCTAATCCACAAGACATGCAGTCAATTACACATGTGTTTGCGGTTGAGTACTTAGAAGGCGAAGATCATACGATTGATAAGCCAGAGCAATACGAGTTTTGGAAACAGTACCAAGCGCCCTTTCTCGGTCATCAACAGTTAAGTTGGTATGCGCCAGATGCTTCGACAGGCCGATCAAAGCCATTTGAGATGTTCCATCACGAGGATTTATGGGGGCTTTGGGATTATCGTCGAATTATTGACCGTTCGATTTATGAAGAAGGGTTTTACGATGGAGATATTTCTTTAATCAATTGGCCACAAAATGACTATTGGTTAGGTTCGATTATAGATGTTAGTGCAGAAGAACGTAGGAAGCACTTAGAAGGTGCTCGTGAACTCAGCTTATCTGTTCTTTACTGGTTACAAACGGAAGCACCTCGACCAGATGGAGGCAAAGGCTATCCAGGACTACGCTTACGTCCAGACATATTGGGAACAGAAGATGGGTTAGCGATGCATCCATATATTCGTGAGTCACGCCGGATCAAAGCGGAGTTTACGATTGTTGAAGAGTATATTAATGCAGAAGCCCGTGGTTCAGATGGAATTAAAGAGTACGAAGATTCTGTAGGGGTTGGTTCGTATCATATTGATTTGCACCCGACGACCGTGACTGGCCAATTTTTCTACACGGAAAGTTATCCGTTTGAAATTCCATTAGGGAGTTTAATTCCAATTCGGGTGAAAAATTTGCTTCCTGCTTGTAAAAATATTGGCGCGACACATATTACCAATGGATGTATTCGGGTTCATCCGGTGGAGTGGAATATAGGTGAGTCGGTAGGTTATTTAGCTGGTTTTGCGATTCGGAAAAATGTTTCACCAAGACAGGTACGCGAGGATCGCCTTCTTTTACAGGAATTTCAACAGTTATTAGTTGAAAGAGGAATTGAGCTTCATTGGGATGCCTCTGTGAATGCGTCCTTAGTTGCGAAAGGATGA
- a CDS encoding DUF4127 family protein: MNKKLALIPVDARPVTRELPRQLAAIGGWEVLVPEKEQLGFLKAAGKVDVLQLWLESVATEVDGFVLSTDMIGYGGLVPSRINTESESVILERFQVLRKLKAQYPEKKMMVFSATMRISNNYVNEEEKEYWSEYGEEIWAYSYYSHRFEKTGCEDSRVLVEELIAKIPVAILEDYQATRQKNFNLNMSLFELVEEGVLDILVFPQDDTSEYGMNIREQEKLAAEVAERSLFSKVFIYPGADEVAGVLIARMIYALEGVKVPLFYPMFSGEKGALSSAMYEDRPIVESVKGQIFAFGSYTVDSSAEADIVLAVNVPGKRQGDLALQKFLGEVDTPDRNIGEWILRVKHHLAKGKAVAIADVAYANGADPALVRRLIGEIAVADLSGFAAWNTAGNTLGTVVAQAAMVHLQRVKGEDCSARLVEQLALRFLDDYVYQAVVRQEVRRQVDDADPRLLEVVATSFEKHAGEFLERVEVGVTVTDIYLPWNRTFEIGLELGKKQ; this comes from the coding sequence ATGAACAAAAAGCTAGCCCTCATTCCGGTTGATGCAAGGCCAGTGACCCGTGAATTGCCAAGGCAATTGGCAGCGATTGGTGGCTGGGAGGTACTTGTGCCGGAAAAAGAACAGTTAGGATTTTTGAAAGCAGCGGGTAAGGTCGATGTGTTACAGCTGTGGTTAGAGTCGGTCGCTACGGAAGTGGACGGTTTCGTTCTTTCCACGGACATGATTGGTTATGGTGGATTGGTTCCATCACGGATCAATACAGAGTCTGAGTCGGTTATTCTGGAGCGGTTTCAGGTGTTACGAAAGCTAAAAGCTCAGTATCCTGAGAAAAAAATGATGGTGTTTAGTGCGACGATGCGCATTTCAAATAATTATGTTAACGAAGAGGAGAAGGAGTATTGGAGTGAGTACGGCGAAGAGATCTGGGCTTACTCCTACTATTCCCATCGCTTTGAGAAAACGGGTTGTGAAGACTCGAGAGTGTTAGTGGAAGAGTTGATTGCGAAAATTCCAGTGGCAATTTTGGAGGATTACCAGGCGACTCGACAGAAGAATTTCAACTTAAATATGTCGTTGTTTGAGCTGGTGGAAGAAGGGGTTCTTGATATCCTAGTATTCCCGCAGGATGATACGTCGGAATACGGAATGAACATTCGCGAGCAAGAAAAGCTAGCGGCAGAAGTGGCGGAGCGTTCGTTATTCTCGAAGGTGTTCATCTATCCAGGCGCGGATGAAGTTGCTGGAGTGTTAATTGCGAGAATGATCTATGCGCTAGAAGGTGTAAAGGTGCCTTTATTTTATCCGATGTTTAGTGGGGAAAAAGGTGCCTTGTCTAGTGCAATGTATGAGGATCGTCCAATTGTGGAATCGGTGAAAGGGCAAATCTTTGCCTTTGGAAGTTATACGGTGGATTCAAGTGCGGAAGCGGATATTGTGTTAGCGGTAAATGTCCCTGGGAAGCGTCAAGGGGACTTGGCATTGCAGAAGTTTTTAGGTGAGGTGGATACGCCAGATCGGAACATCGGTGAATGGATTTTGCGTGTGAAGCATCACTTAGCGAAAGGCAAGGCCGTGGCGATTGCTGATGTTGCTTATGCCAATGGGGCAGACCCGGCACTTGTGAGGCGATTAATTGGTGAGATAGCTGTAGCTGATTTGTCAGGGTTTGCGGCTTGGAATACAGCTGGGAATACGCTTGGAACGGTTGTCGCTCAGGCAGCAATGGTGCATTTGCAACGGGTAAAAGGCGAGGATTGTTCAGCGAGATTAGTAGAACAGCTCGCGTTACGGTTTTTAGATGACTATGTTTATCAAGCGGTTGTCCGTCAAGAAGTGCGCAGGCAGGTCGATGATGCCGATCCGAGACTGTTAGAGGTTGTTGCTACGAGTTTTGAAAAGCATGCCGGTGAGTTTTTAGAGCGGGTTGAAGTAGGAGTTACTGTTACGGACATCTATCTACCGTGGAACCGGACGTTTGAAATTGGATTGGAATTAGGAAAGAAACAATAA
- a CDS encoding alpha-mannosidase, protein MTEKRFTCHIVFQTHWDREWYFPFEVFRHRLVQVMKRIVTGLENGEIKQFVLDGQMAALEDYLEVCEPSMAERVQSLIQSEKIIIGPWYVLADEFLVSGESLVRNLEIGLKQTEQYGKSQKVGYLPDTFGHISQMPQLLTQFGIDNAVLWRGLDSNQSELYWQAPNGSKVFTVFLPEGYYQPLLDSENPTEALTNYVEKIKPYATTSQLLLTNGGDHLMPQYGNKTAQISELDIADVEFIESTYENFIRELQREAGNDLPTHVGEMRSNAKAYILPNVLSTRTYLKEQNQRMEDELTGYTEPLLALTTKAEDHPDRYLENTWKLLIKNHPHDSICGCSVDEVHREMETRTMKLEQRLASLQTEALTNAGIVDPTISGTGAWKPFRDDSVFTVFNPHPRFFSGWVQGTIWLEKSVESFQLKDRDGNIYQPTILATEQGRYFESPLDGFPEFRDGTFMTIGFQAKLAATSLTSFEVVEGTANVFTKVKDSLIENECLLIQLEQDGTLTMTNKETGKTYHGLQQFYSSLDAGDEYNYSPPVNDLVSVARLASRPLVQKAAGVELLTYQLELELPSGLNEERTGPSTTLVKNRIDVSLQVTANNPQANVTISVENHAQDQRLRVKFPIGSEITKTYSDSAFDVVERPAIKEEQFDAPKQKEVPVVVEPSLSFVRVEELAFIHRGLQEYQIVDDSLDVTVIRSVGWLSRDDLRTRGGGAGPHMATPEGQCLGTYSFTYAISIANETNGELATRAHQFRVPPKFVRGSQLATANERMVEIDNERLQWSSLRRVGNAIFLRLWNPTDEDEEFKLRGVQKVTKVKLNGEEVESDYRLAPREIATFRLEFEEGK, encoded by the coding sequence ATGACCGAAAAACGTTTTACATGTCATATTGTTTTTCAGACGCACTGGGATCGGGAATGGTATTTTCCTTTTGAAGTATTCCGCCATCGTCTCGTTCAAGTAATGAAACGAATTGTGACTGGATTAGAAAACGGCGAGATTAAACAATTTGTTCTTGATGGGCAAATGGCAGCTTTAGAGGATTACTTAGAGGTTTGTGAACCGAGCATGGCTGAACGTGTGCAATCACTGATTCAGTCTGAAAAAATCATTATCGGTCCATGGTACGTACTGGCTGACGAATTTTTAGTCAGTGGTGAGTCACTCGTTCGTAACCTTGAAATCGGTTTGAAACAAACGGAACAGTATGGAAAGTCGCAAAAGGTTGGGTATTTGCCTGATACGTTCGGTCATATCAGTCAAATGCCACAGCTATTAACGCAATTTGGAATTGATAATGCCGTGCTTTGGCGCGGCTTAGATTCTAATCAGTCAGAACTGTATTGGCAGGCGCCAAACGGTTCAAAGGTATTTACTGTGTTTTTACCAGAAGGCTATTATCAGCCTTTGTTAGATAGCGAAAATCCAACAGAAGCATTGACTAACTATGTTGAAAAAATTAAGCCGTATGCGACAACGTCTCAGCTATTACTGACGAACGGTGGTGATCACCTGATGCCGCAATACGGAAATAAGACAGCGCAAATATCAGAGTTGGATATTGCAGATGTCGAGTTTATCGAAAGTACCTATGAGAATTTCATTAGAGAGCTACAAAGAGAGGCGGGGAACGATCTTCCTACTCATGTAGGTGAAATGCGTTCCAATGCAAAAGCCTATATTTTACCTAATGTCCTTTCAACAAGGACGTATTTAAAAGAACAAAATCAACGAATGGAAGATGAACTAACGGGTTATACCGAGCCGTTATTAGCGTTAACGACAAAAGCCGAAGATCATCCTGACCGTTATCTAGAAAACACGTGGAAGCTTCTGATCAAAAATCATCCGCACGATAGCATTTGTGGCTGTAGCGTTGACGAGGTTCACCGTGAAATGGAAACACGAACGATGAAGCTTGAGCAACGCTTGGCGTCTCTGCAAACAGAGGCGTTAACGAACGCAGGAATTGTTGATCCTACGATTTCGGGTACAGGTGCTTGGAAGCCGTTTCGTGATGACTCTGTGTTTACTGTATTTAACCCACACCCTCGCTTTTTTTCGGGCTGGGTGCAAGGGACGATTTGGTTAGAGAAGAGTGTTGAAAGTTTCCAGTTAAAGGATCGTGATGGCAACATTTATCAACCTACCATTCTTGCAACTGAGCAGGGCCGTTATTTTGAATCGCCGCTTGATGGCTTTCCAGAGTTTCGCGATGGCACCTTTATGACGATAGGGTTTCAAGCCAAGCTTGCAGCGACTTCGTTAACGTCTTTTGAAGTGGTTGAAGGAACTGCGAATGTGTTTACTAAAGTTAAAGATTCCTTGATTGAAAATGAATGTCTATTGATCCAGCTTGAGCAAGATGGAACGCTGACAATGACGAACAAGGAAACAGGAAAAACCTATCATGGTTTGCAGCAGTTTTATAGCTCGTTAGATGCTGGTGATGAATACAATTATTCGCCACCGGTCAATGATTTGGTTTCCGTTGCTCGTTTGGCGAGTAGACCGCTTGTTCAAAAAGCTGCCGGTGTCGAGCTACTAACCTATCAATTAGAGTTAGAGCTTCCTAGTGGATTAAATGAAGAGCGCACAGGCCCTTCTACTACTCTTGTTAAAAATAGAATTGATGTATCGCTACAGGTGACTGCGAACAATCCTCAAGCGAATGTTACGATTTCTGTGGAAAATCACGCGCAAGACCAGCGCTTGCGCGTGAAGTTTCCAATAGGTTCTGAAATTACAAAAACCTATAGCGACTCTGCCTTTGATGTGGTCGAGCGACCTGCGATAAAAGAAGAACAGTTTGACGCACCGAAGCAAAAGGAGGTTCCTGTCGTTGTTGAGCCAAGTTTATCGTTTGTACGAGTTGAAGAGTTAGCATTTATTCATCGTGGACTGCAAGAATACCAGATTGTCGATGACAGTTTAGATGTTACTGTGATTCGAAGTGTTGGTTGGTTATCGCGTGACGACTTGCGTACGAGAGGTGGCGGGGCTGGTCCACATATGGCGACTCCGGAAGGACAATGCCTTGGCACTTATAGCTTTACCTACGCGATTTCGATTGCCAATGAAACCAATGGCGAGCTAGCAACAAGAGCGCATCAGTTCCGTGTTCCGCCAAAATTTGTTCGCGGTAGTCAGCTGGCTACGGCCAATGAACGAATGGTCGAGATCGACAATGAGCGATTACAATGGAGTTCACTTAGACGGGTTGGCAATGCTATTTTTCTCAGACTATGGAATCCGACTGATGAGGATGAGGAGTTTAAGTTACGTGGGGTTCAGAAGGTAACGAAGGTGAAGTTGAACGGTGAGGAAGTGGAGTCTGACTACCGATTGGCGCCGCGAGAGATTGCGACGTTCAGGCTTGAGTTTGAGGAGGGGAAGTAG
- a CDS encoding carbohydrate ABC transporter permease gives MKPVQTVSKQKTTMPIKPRKKLSGTEIMKKIAVYAVLLFIAFITIGPFLWLLSTSLKSGSENIFQYPPVFIPENPTLSNYVAVMEFFPFWKYLFNSVVVSVLTVLLNILFCSLAAYPLARMQFKGKNIVFILIISTMMIPFQLLMIPIYILALNLGLQNTYAGLVLPHATTAFGIFLMRQAFITIPFELDESARMDGASSFRIWWQILMPLVKPATVTLAIFTFMMAWGDFLWPLIILNDTSMYTLPLGVNALAGSFTSNWRYIAAGSVLSVLPIIIFFIFAQRYFIEGAMKGAVKG, from the coding sequence ATGAAACCAGTACAAACAGTATCCAAGCAAAAGACGACAATGCCCATCAAACCACGCAAAAAATTGAGTGGCACAGAGATCATGAAAAAAATAGCAGTTTACGCAGTTCTATTATTCATAGCCTTTATAACGATCGGTCCATTTTTATGGCTTTTATCTACCTCATTAAAATCAGGTAGCGAAAATATATTTCAATATCCACCTGTGTTTATCCCAGAAAACCCAACCTTAAGCAACTATGTGGCAGTGATGGAGTTTTTCCCGTTTTGGAAGTACTTGTTTAATAGTGTCGTTGTTTCGGTGTTAACGGTTCTCCTGAACATACTCTTCTGTTCATTGGCTGCTTATCCATTAGCGCGAATGCAGTTTAAAGGGAAAAACATTGTGTTTATCCTGATCATTAGTACAATGATGATCCCATTTCAATTATTAATGATCCCAATTTACATTTTAGCCTTAAATCTTGGCTTACAAAATACCTATGCAGGACTTGTCTTGCCACATGCAACCACAGCGTTTGGAATTTTCCTGATGCGCCAAGCATTTATCACAATCCCATTTGAGCTCGACGAGTCAGCACGGATGGATGGAGCAAGCTCGTTTCGAATTTGGTGGCAAATCCTTATGCCTCTAGTAAAACCAGCAACCGTAACTTTAGCCATCTTCACCTTTATGATGGCGTGGGGAGACTTCTTATGGCCACTGATTATCTTAAACGACACGAGCATGTACACATTACCACTAGGAGTTAATGCACTAGCAGGAAGCTTTACGTCAAACTGGCGTTATATCGCTGCAGGTTCGGTGTTGTCAGTCTTACCAATCATTATTTTCTTTATCTTTGCGCAACGATACTTCATTGAAGGTGCGATGAAAGGGGCAGTAAAAGGATGA
- a CDS encoding carbohydrate ABC transporter permease encodes MRRSPFTPFLFLLPGCIILGAFIFYPMLQAIWLSFTDYNMIQEANFVGVDNYKKLFGDDLFWKVLGQTFLYLIFVVPALVIIPIFIAILVNQPLKGISFFRSAYYVPVVTSMVVVGIMWKWVYADTGVLNYLLESAGIIKEPVYWLTSTSTSIFAVMAVTVWKGLGYYMVIYLAGLQSIPSHLYEAAKIDGANKWKQIIHITIPLLMPSIMIVTIMSSISAMKVFEEIYVMTGGGPLNSSKTLVFYIYQEAFEKLQMGYASAAGVVLFLITLVLSIINIKFMSKKEDAVKG; translated from the coding sequence ATGCGCAGAAGTCCGTTTACACCATTTTTGTTTTTATTACCAGGGTGTATCATTTTAGGAGCATTTATCTTTTATCCAATGCTCCAAGCGATTTGGTTAAGCTTCACAGACTACAATATGATCCAAGAGGCTAACTTTGTTGGCGTTGATAACTATAAAAAACTATTTGGTGATGATTTATTTTGGAAGGTATTAGGTCAAACGTTTCTATATTTAATTTTTGTTGTTCCTGCACTTGTTATTATTCCTATTTTCATAGCAATATTGGTAAATCAGCCACTAAAGGGAATTTCTTTTTTCCGCTCGGCTTACTACGTACCTGTTGTTACGTCAATGGTTGTAGTCGGAATTATGTGGAAGTGGGTCTACGCTGATACCGGTGTACTGAATTATCTACTAGAGTCTGCAGGAATTATTAAAGAACCTGTCTACTGGCTCACCTCAACATCGACTTCAATTTTCGCCGTTATGGCGGTAACGGTTTGGAAAGGTTTAGGCTATTACATGGTGATTTACTTAGCCGGACTTCAGTCAATCCCGTCTCACCTTTATGAAGCAGCGAAAATTGATGGCGCTAACAAATGGAAGCAGATTATTCATATTACAATTCCATTGCTGATGCCTTCCATTATGATTGTGACAATAATGTCTTCAATTTCAGCGATGAAAGTATTTGAAGAGATTTACGTGATGACGGGTGGAGGACCACTGAATAGCTCAAAAACACTTGTGTTCTACATTTACCAAGAAGCATTTGAAAAGCTGCAAATGGGTTATGCGAGTGCAGCTGGGGTAGTTTTATTCTTAATTACACTAGTTCTTTCTATTATAAATATTAAATTTATGAGTAAAAAAGAAGATGCGGTGAAGGGGTGA